From bacterium, one genomic window encodes:
- a CDS encoding GNAT family protein codes for MGELAFVVGRSERIVLRRLNMDDLPELKRALVENEDWLRPWLPAPMRDPRIEEHLKYDIARGVQEWETDEAYRLGIFKGDELIGRVSHTLICRGNFQNSNCGYWIAQSHIGNGYAPEAVALSLDYVFKTLALHRVHFAVMPENPRSMRVMEKLEIRHEGFSLRYLQIGGEWRDHHLYAVLADEWKGRRGLDD; via the coding sequence ATGGGGGAATTGGCGTTTGTGGTGGGACGGAGTGAGCGGATTGTCTTGCGGCGGTTGAATATGGATGACTTGCCGGAACTTAAGAGGGCGCTGGTTGAGAATGAAGATTGGCTTCGTCCCTGGCTGCCAGCGCCGATGCGGGATCCTCGTATTGAAGAGCATCTTAAGTACGATATAGCCCGAGGAGTGCAGGAGTGGGAGACGGACGAGGCTTATCGGTTGGGAATCTTTAAGGGGGATGAACTCATTGGGCGCGTCTCACACACCCTTATCTGCCGAGGTAACTTCCAGAATTCCAACTGCGGTTATTGGATCGCACAATCGCATATTGGCAATGGGTATGCGCCGGAAGCGGTAGCTCTTTCGCTGGATTATGTCTTCAAGACTCTTGCCCTTCACCGTGTGCATTTTGCCGTCATGCCCGAGAATCCGCGTAGTATGCGTGTGATGGAGAAGCTTGAAATTCGGCATGAAGGCTTCTCATTGCGCTATCTTCAAATAGGGGGCGAATGGCGCGATCATCACCTCTATGCCGTTCTTGCTGATGAGTGGAAGGGAAGAAGAGGTTTGGACGATTGA
- the gcvH gene encoding glycine cleavage system protein GcvH: protein MNVPSDLKYTTSHEWILNDDGVVNIGITDFAQTELGDVVYVELPTVGQILQKDEAFGSVESVKTVSELYSPVSGEIVAVNESLAPKPELVNSDPYGEGWLIRIKMSNAVEMDELLDAADYARVIEES, encoded by the coding sequence ATGAACGTTCCTAGCGACTTGAAATATACGACCAGTCACGAGTGGATACTTAATGATGATGGGGTTGTCAATATCGGGATCACCGATTTCGCACAGACGGAATTGGGTGATGTGGTCTATGTCGAATTGCCCACGGTAGGGCAGATACTTCAGAAGGATGAGGCTTTTGGCTCAGTTGAATCGGTAAAGACCGTTTCAGAGCTTTATTCGCCTGTTTCCGGAGAGATTGTTGCTGTTAATGAATCTCTCGCGCCAAAGCCGGAGTTGGTCAATAGCGATCCTTATGGTGAGGGTTGGTTAATTCGCATTAAGATGAGCAATGCCGTTGAGATGGATGAATTGCTGGATGCGGCCGACTACGCACGAGTTATCGAGGAGAGCTAG
- the gcvPA gene encoding aminomethyl-transferring glycine dehydrogenase subunit GcvPA, whose protein sequence is MSYIPHTDEDRRLMLETIGVDSILSLFGDIPKELLINGPLKDLPGALDEYGIVRELTAIAAKNGVAPQYISFLGAGIYDHFIPSVVGAIIERGEFLTAYTPYQPEMSQGNLQAIYEYQSLVCELTGMEMSNASMYDAGSALAEAALMAVASTDRTQILVSEAVHPHYRDCINTYAWAQGLEVTIVPAPDGLTEIDAVEKHISDKTACVVSQYPNFFGQVEDLEALSNEADKHGALSIVCVNPISLALLKPPGELGADIVVGEGQPLGSPMGFGGPLLGMFACRKEFARRLPGRIIGRTTDKEGKQGFVMTLRAREQDIRREKATSNICTNEALIALAASVFLSAVGKHGLRAMAEASLQNAHYASKEHTKVDGVELRFNKRFFFNEFALKLPCNASHVRDELIKEGLLGGLPLGSYYSQFEDTLLVAVTEKRTKAEIDHFAQALRRVCEENQ, encoded by the coding sequence TTGTCATATATTCCCCATACGGATGAAGACCGACGGTTGATGCTTGAGACTATCGGCGTGGATTCTATACTTTCGTTATTTGGAGATATTCCCAAGGAACTATTGATTAATGGCCCCTTGAAAGACCTGCCGGGTGCTTTGGATGAGTATGGGATCGTGCGTGAGCTTACTGCGATAGCAGCTAAGAATGGGGTAGCTCCTCAATATATCAGTTTTTTAGGGGCAGGGATTTACGACCATTTTATACCTTCTGTGGTCGGTGCAATTATCGAGCGTGGTGAGTTTTTAACGGCTTATACTCCCTACCAACCCGAAATGAGCCAGGGCAATTTGCAGGCGATTTACGAGTATCAGAGTTTAGTATGCGAGTTGACGGGTATGGAGATGTCCAACGCCAGCATGTATGATGCAGGCAGCGCTTTGGCTGAAGCCGCGTTGATGGCGGTTGCCTCCACCGACCGAACTCAGATTTTGGTATCGGAAGCGGTGCATCCTCATTACCGGGACTGCATCAATACCTACGCCTGGGCGCAGGGGCTTGAAGTTACGATAGTTCCCGCGCCTGATGGCTTGACTGAGATTGATGCGGTAGAAAAGCATATTTCCGATAAGACCGCATGCGTGGTTTCGCAGTATCCCAACTTTTTCGGTCAAGTGGAGGACCTGGAAGCTTTATCAAACGAGGCGGATAAGCATGGAGCGCTCAGTATTGTTTGCGTCAATCCAATCTCCTTGGCTCTTCTTAAACCGCCTGGCGAGTTAGGGGCAGATATTGTGGTAGGTGAGGGGCAGCCTTTGGGATCACCAATGGGTTTCGGGGGGCCGTTACTTGGAATGTTTGCCTGTCGTAAAGAGTTTGCTCGCCGACTTCCCGGTCGTATTATTGGGCGAACGACTGATAAAGAGGGTAAGCAGGGATTTGTAATGACCCTTCGCGCACGGGAGCAGGATATTAGGCGTGAGAAAGCCACCTCGAATATCTGCACCAATGAAGCGTTGATTGCTCTTGCGGCGTCCGTCTTTTTATCGGCTGTCGGCAAGCATGGACTTCGAGCGATGGCCGAAGCTTCTCTTCAAAATGCTCATTATGCCTCGAAAGAGCATACCAAAGTCGACGGCGTTGAGTTACGCTTTAATAAACGTTTTTTCTTTAATGAATTCGCTCTTAAACTGCCTTGCAACGCATCTCATGTTCGCGATGAGTTGATAAAGGAAGGCTTATTAGGCGGGCTTCCGCTAGGAAGCTACTATTCGCAGTTCGAAGACACTTTATTGGTCGCGGTGACAGAGAAGCGGACTAAAGCTGAGATCGATCACTTTGCCCAAGCATTGAGAAGAGTGTGTGAGGAGAATCAGTGA